A window of Desulfuromonas soudanensis genomic DNA:
CGAGGGCAAGGCCGCTATCGAGCAGATCCCCCTGCAGCCCCGTCACAACATGCGGACCCTCGAAGGCTCTCTCGACGCCCTCCTGGCGGCAGGAAAAGACGATCCTCACCGGGACGACTACCTGCTGGTGCGCCTCACCGATACCCACGCCATCCTCGATGTGATGAGCAAGCTGCGGGAAATCTACCCCAACGTGCTGCACCTGGAGCGCCCCGGACTGATGGCTCGCGGCGACGGCCTCGAGGTCAATTGCGACCGACTGAAAAAGGGGGAACTGGCGATGTTCGAAGACTTCTTTGTCCAGGTCACCGGCGACCCCTTAAGTCCCGAGCAGAGGCAGATCATCGCCGACACCCTCGATGACCTGCACCGCCAGGAATCCTGATGCGCCCCTTGACTCTGATCATGACGGCCTTCGGGCCCTTTTCCGGTACCGAGACGATCCGTTTCACCGACCTGGGAGAGAACCCCCTCTTTCTCATCAACGGTCCCACCGGTTCGGGGAAGACCACCATCCTCGACGCCATCTGCTTTGCCCTCTACGGCAAGACCACCGGCGACGAGCGGGAAGGGGCGCAGATGCGCTGCGACCTCTCCGCGGCCGACACACTCACCGAGGTGACCCTCGAGTTCCGGCTCTCCGGCCGCCGCTTCCGCATCCGCCGGGTGCCGGAACAGCAGCGCCCCAAATCCCGCGGCGAAGGGACCACCACCCAGGCCCCGGAAGCCCAGCTCGTCGAACTGCAGGGCGACGGCCTTGAGCGCCTCATCGTCTCGAGCAAGGTGTCCGAGGCAACCCGGGAGATCGAGGAGCTCACCGGGCTCTCCGTCGACCAGTTCCGCCAGGTGATGGTTCTCCCCCAGGGGAAATTCCGCCAGTTGCTCATGGCCGAATCGAACGAGCGGGAAAAGATCTTCAGCCAGCTCTTTCAAACCAGCATCTACAAGGCCCTGGAGGAGAATCTCAGGTCGCGCTCGGCGAAAATACGCCAGGACCGGGAACGACAGCAGCAGCTGCGCCAGGGGATTCTCGAAGGGGCCGACCTCGAGAGCGCCGAGGCGCTGGAGACGGAACTGACGACCCGGGCCAGGGAAGCAGAAGACGCCTTGCGGCTGAAAACAGACAGGGAAAAAGCCTACGTCGCCTCCGGCAGGGCGCAGCAGCTGGCCCTCGACCTTGAAAAGGCTTTTGTCGAACTGGAACGCCTCGAAGCCGGGGAGGCGAACCTGCAGACGCAAAAGGAATGCGTGGCAGGGAAGCGACTCCGCCTGACCGCCGCCGAGGAGGCCCTCAAGCTCAAACCGGTTTTCGACGAGAGAAGTCGCAGCCAAAAAGCTTTGCAATCGGCCGAAACCGGCCTTGCCCTGGCCGCCGAAGCCAGGGACAGGGCGCAGGTCCTTCTGGCCCAGGCCGAAGAAGAGCGGCAGTCCGCCGAGAAACTCTCCGAGCCCCTCGATGCCGCCAAGCAGGAGGTGGTCCGCCTCGAAGGTTTGCGTGCCCGGGCGACCCGGCTGGCCGAGGCCCGGCAAACGCGGGAGCAGGCCGGGGGGGACGTCAAAACGGCTCAGGCCCGCTTGCAACACTCTGAAGCGACCTTGCAGGAGACCATGAGGCAACGGGAGGCGGCGGAGCAGAAACAGACCGACTGGCAAAATGAGTTATCGACACTCGGCGACAAGCAGCTGCAGGAGAAACTCCTGGCGGACCAGCTGGCCTCCCGCCGGGAGATAGACACCCTGCAGCGGCAGTTGGCCCGGCACCGGGCAGAGCTGGAAAAAGGAGAAGCCCTCGGGAGGCGGCTCCTGAACGAGCACGAGGCCCAGAGCAGGCACGCCAGGAGTCTGGAGCTGGCCTGGCACCAGGGGCAGGCAGCCATCCTGGCCGCCGAACTGCAGACGGGCCAACCTTGCCCCGTTTGCGGGAGCAGCGAACACCCTGCTCCAGCCCGCAGCGAAGCGGCAATTCCCTCCGAGAAAGAGCTTGAGCAGGCCCGCGTCCGCGCTCAGGAAACGAGTCTGCTGCTCTCCGCCGCCCGGGAAGCCTACGGCGAAATCCGAGGGAAGGTGGGGCATGCCCAAAAACAGCTGGACGATCTGCAGATCCGGCTCGGCGAGAGTTCACAACTCCCGGTCGACCAACTCCAAAGTCATCACGCCCGGCTGAAGCAAGAGGTCGCGGCGCTTCAGGCACGACGCAGGGAATTTACGGTTCTGACCGATGCCCTGAAACAACTCAAGGAGGGTGAGGCCGAAGCGCGAAAAGCCCGGGACCTGGCCGCCAGCCAGGCGGCTGAAACGACGACCGCACTGGAAAAAGCCAGAACCCGGGTTCAGGACGCCGAACAGGAGCTCCCCGAACACTACCGCCCTGTCGGCGCCCTCGACGCGGCCATCGCCCGAACCCGTGTCGAGGCCGGAGAGCTCGAACAACGGATCGCCGCCGCAGGCCAGAGATATAAAGAAGCCCACGGTCGCTGGGAAGCAGCCGGAGCCACCCTCGTGGCCGCAGAGCAAGCCCGGCAAAGAGCGCAGGAGGAGTTGGCCTCGGCTCAATCCCGTCGCGATGAGGCCCTGGCAGCCAGCCCCTTCGCCGACGAGCAGAGCTATGGCGCCGCCCTCCTCGACGAAGCTCAGGTCGCAACGCTCCGGCAGGCTGTCGCCGATTACGATCAGCAATGCCAGCGCATCGCCGGTGCAGTGGAGCAACAGCGCGCGGCGGTGGAGGGCCGGTCCCGCCCGGACCTGCAGCGGACCGAAGCCGAATTGCTCCAGGCCGAAGAGGCCAAAAACGCGGCCCTCACCCTCTGGCAACACCTCGACGGCCGCCGGCAACTCCTCGAAGCCACCCGCTCCAAGCTGGAGAAGGCCGCCAGGGATCAGGCCGAGCTCGACCGCCGCTACGCCGTCATCGGCACCCTCAGCGACGTCGCCAACGGCCAGACCGGCAAAAAGATCAGCCTGCAGCGCTTCGTTCTCAGCGTCCTCCTCGACGACGTGCTCATCGAAGCCGGCCACCGCCTCTCCCTGATGAGCAAGGGACGCTACCAGTTGCTGCGCAAGGAGGACCGGTCCAAGGGGAACAAGGCCTCGGGGCTGGAGCTCGAGGTGGAGGACGCCTATACCGGCAAGGTGCGGGCGGTGGCCACCCTCTCCGGCGGCGAGAGTTTCATGGCCGCCCTCTCCATGGCTCTCGGACTCTCCGACGTGGTGCAGGCCTACGCCGGCGGTATCCGCCTCGACACCCTGTTCATCGACGAGGGGTTCGGCAGCCTCGATGCCGAATCTCTCGACCTGGCAGTCCGCACCCTCATCGACCTCCAGGCATCCGGACGGATGATCGGGATCATCTCCCATGTGGCCGAGCTCAAGGAACAGATGCCGCTGCGCCTTGACGTTATTTCCGGCCGTGACGGCAGCCGGGTGCGCCTGGTTACCCCGTGAATTTCTTGCGGCTCACTCCGGTCCGAACTCGGCAAATAAACGCCGGCACCCTTTACATTTTCACCTTCCGTGCCTATATTGACCCGTATTCAACGAATATTTTCTAACCCGTACAAGGAGCCTACCCACCATGTTCAAACGTCTGACGATCCTGCTGATTGCCGCCCTGGTCACCCTCCCCTCCCTCTCCGGCTGCGGCTACAACCAGATCCAGAAGAACGAGGAGGGGGTCTTCGCCGCCTGGGCCGATGTCGAGGCTACCTACCAGCGCCGCGCCGACCTGATCCCCAACCTCGTCGAAACAGTCAAGGGGTACGCCGCCCACGAGCAGGAGACGCTGCAGGCGGTCACCGAAGCGCGGGCCAGCGTCGGGCAGACGAAAATCGATGCCAAGGACCTCTCCGACCCGGCCGCCATGGCCAAATTCCAGTCCGCCCAGGGGGGGCTCTCCTCGGCCCTCTCCCGCCTTCTCGTCGTCGCCGAGCGCTATCCCGACCTCAAGGCCAACCAGAATTTTCTCGATCTGCAGAATCAGCTCGAGGGGACGGAAAACCGCATCAACGTCGCCCGCCAGCGCTACAACGCGGCGGTGCAAAACTTCAACTCCTCGATCCGCACCTTTCCCAACAACCTGACCAACAAGTTCCTCCTCCACCTCGAGCGCAAGGAGCCCTTCAAGGCCGAAGCCGGGGCCGAAAAAGCCCCCCAGGTGAAATTCTAGGATGGCCGTGAAGCGCTTTTACATCGGTTTTCTCACCCTGTTTCTGCTCCTGCCGCTGTCGGCGGCCGCCCTCGACGTCCCGAAGGCCACCGGCTACGTCGTCGACCAGGCCGGCATTCTCAAGGATTCGACCCGTCTCAAGCTCGAGCAATTTCTCCAGGGGTTCGAGAGGAGCGACTCGACCCAGCTGGCCGTCCTGACCATTCCTTCCCTCGAAGACGAGTCCCTTGAGGGATACGCTCTCAAGGTCGCCGAGACCTGGGGGATCGGTCAGAAGGGGAAGGACAACGGCGCCCTCCTCCTCATCTCCCGGGATGACCGCAAGATCCGCATCGAGGTCGGTTACGGCCTCGAAGGGCGTCTCACCGACCTCCTCTCGGGACGGATCATCGCCAACGAGATCTCCCCGCGCTTCAAGGCCGGGGACTTCGACGGCGGCGTCGTCGCCGGCGTGGCGGCCATGGCCGAAGCGGTCCGGGGGGAATACCAGGGGACGGGGACGACAGGGGGGAAGAAAAAGCGCAACCCCTGGGGCTCCCTGGCCCTCCTCCTCTTTCTCGGCCCCGGCCTGATGCTTCTCGGCGGCGGCGGTGGCCGACGCGGCCGTCACAGCGGCCTGTGGATCGGCGGCATCCCCTTCGGCGGCGGTCGCGGCGGCGGCGGAGGTGGTGGCTTCGGTGGTTTCGGCGGCGGCGGCTTCGGCGGCGGCGGGTCGTCGGGGGGATGGTAATTGAGCCCCATCGAATCCGACCGATCCGGCCGAGCAGAGACGGCCCCAGCAGTTTTTAACCGGAGATTTTCATGAAAAGAGCAAAAGACTTCTTCAGCGACGATGAACGCCAGCGCATCGAGGCCGCGGTACGGGCCGCCGAGGAGCGCACCAGCGGCGAAATCGTGCCGATGGTCGTCGATGAATCCTACACCTACCCGCGGGCCGAGATCGTCGGCGCCGGCTTCCTCGCCCTGGCGACGGGCGTCAGCCTCAGCTGGGGTTTCGGCCATTCCTCGGTGTGGATCTTTCTGCCGATCTTCCTCCTTACCTACCTCCCCTTCCGATGGCTGATCCGCGCCCTCCCCGGCCTCAAGCGCCGGCTCATCCACCCCCTGGAAATCACCGAGGAAGTGGAGGAAAAAGCCCTCGTCTCCTTCATCGAGCAGGGCCTCCATCACACCCGGGACGAAACGGGCATCCTCATCCTCATCTCCCTCTTCGAGCACCGGGTCCATGTCCTGGCCGACCGGGGGATCAACAACGTCGTCGGCAAGGAGACCTGGGACGAAATCGTCACCACCGTCACCGCCGGCATCCGCGAGGGACGCACCTGCGAAGCCCTCTGCGCTGCCATTGGCCGCTGCGGCGACCTCCTCGAGGCGAACTTTCCCGCCAAGCACGACGACACCAACGAACTCTCCAACCTGATCACCCCCTAACCTTGTTTTGAGCGCTCACGCCCCCGCCGGGGGGCGTGAGCGCCCTCCCTTCTCCCTTCTCCCTTCTCCCTTCTCCCTTCTCCCTTCTCCCTTCTCCCTTCTCCCTTCTCCTTCCTTCTCCCTGCTATACTGAAGAGCATGAAAGGGACCGACAGAATTCGCCAATTGATCGCCAAGGAAGCGGCCCGGCTGATGTACGAAGAGGGGATCAAGGAATACCGCGACGCCAAGCGCAAGGCGGGAAAACCCTTCGGGTCGGACAAGGCCCTCTCCCTCGGTTCCCACCTCCCCTCCAACGCCGAGATCCATGAAGAGCTGCACGCCCTCCTCGAACTCCACGAAGAGGAGGAGCTCCCCGGGCGCCTGCTGGAGCTGCGCCTGAGAGCCCTCGGCTACCTGGAACTCTTCGCCCCCTTTACCCCTTACCTGGTCGGTTCGGTCCTCTCCGGCGTCGTCACCAGCCGAAGCGACATCGACCTCCACCTCTTCGCCGACGACCCCGAAGAGGTCGAAAATTTCCTCCGTACGCAGGAGATCCCCTACGAAACGGAGACCGTCAGCATCCGCAAGGGGGGAGCCTTTCACGACTATTCCCACATCTACATCGACGATGCAGGCGTCACCGTCGAGTGTTCCGTCTACCCGAGGGCGGAGCGCCACCAGGTCTCCAAAAGCAGCATCACCGGCCGACCGATGGAACGGGCCGGGGCCAAGGCGCTGCGCAGGCTCATCGGCGACATGCTGCCAGGGGAGGGGGATAAGGACTGACCGGGAGCGAAACGAGATCACCACCATCAGCAAAGGGGCGACCGTCTGGTCGCCCCTTTGCTGTTGAAACATGTTCTGCCGAAAGTCGAAACTACATCTCTTCGCCGTGGAGAATGCTGAAAATCGGCATCAGCTCCGCAGCTTCGTGCCGTCTCTGGCGGAAATTGTCGAGGCAGGCCCGCTTCAGTTTGTAGAAGTGCGCCGGGTCATGGCGGCGGCCTTTTTTGTCCAGCCACAGCCCCTTGACCAGCCGGACGACCTCCTTGCCGTCGACCTGGCAGAGGATGTAGACCACCTCCCCCTTTTCGACCTTCCATTCGATCCTGACGGCGTGCTCTCTGTCGTACCATTTGATTTTTGTGCAGTATTCGTTGGCGGTCATCGGCTTCTCCGTTGTCGTTTTCATTTTCATGGCTGAATAGTACCGCAGGGGGACGGAGGCGTCACCTTTTTTCCGGCGGATCGTACCGATCAGTCGAAAGGGATCCGAATCTCCCGAAAAAAATCCCGGTTGCGATTGCCTGCTGCGAAGTCCTTCATCAGCAGGGTGTAGACCCGGGTGGCGCGCAGCTCGCTTTCGAGCATCTGCCGGGCAAGACGCAAGGAGGGTGTGGCGACGCCGTAGCGGCGTTTGAGGAGTGGCTGAATGCGGCTGTAATTCTGCACGAGAGGGAGGGTCAGGGTCTTGCGGCAGGACCCGAGAAAGGCGCGCCCCTTTTCACTGCTGCCAAGCAGGTGCAGGTAGAGGGGGCCGGCTTCGAGGAGGGCGTCCATCTCGTCGCGCCGCGTTTCGTTGAGGGCGTAGGCAAGGATGCGCTGGATGCGGGTGCGGGTGAGGTGGCGGGATTTGATGGAATCTACCAGATCGTCGTAGGAGGAGCTCTCCAGGGCGGCGGCAAAGAGGCGCTCGGCGAGGCCGTCCTCGATCTGGTAGAGGCCGGCGAGGAATTCGGGACCGCGGAGAATCCGCCCCAGCAGCAGGCGGTGGAGATGGTCGAAGTCGAGACTCATTCCAGAGGCCATCGCTCCGACAAAAATCTCGTGGACCGCCGGGGGAAGGTAGGGCTCGACCCCCCTCCCCTCCCCGAGCATCCGGCGGATGCCGGTGGCGCTGGCGATTTCGCCGCAAGCTTCTTCGTCGTGGTAGCCGGCCCCGGTCCTGGCAATGGTGAAGGGGACGATGGGACTGTCCGTCCCGGTGAGGGCCCTGAGATACTCGAGGCCAAGGATGTTGTTCGGGGTCTCGAGAAGGGCTGCCGCCGCCGAATCGACACCGGCCACGGAGCGCGCCCGGGCGGCGGGATAATTGATTCCCTGGCGCAGGAGCGCGGCCGTCTCGGCGGCGACGGTTTTCCCCTCGGTGGCAAGGAGGTCGGCGCAGCGGCGCAGGGGATCGATTTCCCCGGCTTCGCTGCCGAAACAGAGGGCGTCGATCCCTCCCAGGGCGGTAAGGGCCTGCACCGCGCCGCGGGCGAAGTGGGGGGCGCTGTTGCAGGCCCAGGGGAAGGGGAGCTCGATGACCACATCGACGCCGGCGGCCAGGGCCATTTGGGCCCGCAGCCATTTGTCGAGAAGGGCCGGCTCGCCGCGCTGCAGGAAGTGGCCGCTCATTATCGCCACCGAGACTTCGGCGCCGGTGACGGACAGGCTTTCCCGCAGGTGGTGGAGATGCCCGTTGTGGAAGGGGTTGTATTCGGTGATCAAGCCGACGGCGCGCATGTTAAAAACCTGTTAACCACAGAGACACAGAGGCACAGAGAACAACAAAAACCATAAATTAATTTACAGTTAAAGGACCATGCGTCTGATTCCGTTGGTCAGTTTGGGTTCGTGGAAGTTCATGATGAGACCTACTTTGACTCCAGCCAGCCTTAGATAAGTCAAGAGCTGGGCTTCATGTACGGGGATAATTTTTTCAACGCATTTCAACTCAACAATAACAAGGTTAGCAATCAGAAGATCGATTCGGTACCCGCAATCGAGCTGAATCCCCTTGTATTCCAAAGGTAATGGCCTTTGACGTTCAAAAAGGAGCCGCCTCAGACTGAGTTCATGACAAAAACATTCCTCGTACGCCGACTCAAGGAGACCAGGGCCGAGATGACGATGGACCTCAATAGCCGCGGCTATAATCTGGTTTGTCAATTCCTTCAGAAAAAAAATAGTTTTCTCTCTCCCGATTGCCTCTGACATCTCCTTGCCCCTCTTGAATTTTCTCTGTGTCTCTGTGCCTCTGTGGTTGTCCCTAAAAAGCCAATGGAATCCGCTCCCCCACCCGGTTGCTCTCCGGGGTGATGACCGTCCGGTAGGCCAAAATCTCCACGCCTCCGGCGGCGACCTCCCGCAGGAGGCGCCCGTAAACGGGGTCGATGGCGTCGGCGGGGGCAAAGGCCGTCGCCTCGCCGCGCTGCACGAGGAAAAAGATCACCGAGCGGTACCCTTCGCCGCGGGCGCGGAGGAGTTCGCGCAAATGCTTCTGGCCGCGCAGGGTGACGGCGTCGGGGAAGCAGGCCACCGTCTCCCGGCAGCAGAGGGTGACGTTCTTCACCTCCACCAGGACTTTTTCCTCTCCCTTTGTGAGGAGAAAGTCGATGCGGCTGTCGTGATAGGGGGATTCGGCCGTGACGCTATAGCCGGCGAGTTCGGGGATCGTCCCGGAGCGCAGCCCTTCTTCGACGACCCGGTTGCTGCGGTGGGTGTGGGTGTCGACCCAGTAGTCGCCGACGGCGATCAGCTCGAGGGTGTATTTGAGCTTGCGCTTCGGATTGTCGGTTTCGGAGAGGAGGACGGCGTGCCCGGGGACAGCGCACTGTTTCATGCTCCCGGTATTGGGGGTGTGGGCGGTGACGATGCGGCCGTCTTGAAGCTCGACGTCGGCGAGAAAGCGCTGGTAGCGACGCAGCAAAATCCCGGGAATCAGGGGAGCGGGGAGCCTCACCCGCCGATCTCCTCCATCTCCCGCTCGGAGAGGCCGAGGAGGAAGAGGATCGAGTCGAGGCTCTGCTGATTGATGTGGGTGTCGGCCTGTTCGCGGACCCGGGCCTTGGCGTTGAAGGCGATCCCCAGTCCGGCCTTGCCGAGCATCGGCAGGTCGTTGGCGCCGTCGCCGATGGCGATCACCTGATCGAGGGTGATCCCTTCTCCGGCGGCGATCTCTTCGAGGAGCTGCGCCTTGCGGGCGCCGTCGATGATCGGCCCGACGACCCCGCCGGTGACGATGCCGTCTATTATTTCCAGCTGATTGGCGTAGGCGTAGTCGAGGCCGAGCTCCTCCTTGAGGCGGTCGGTAAAGAACTTGAAGCCGCCGGAAATCACCGCCGTCTTGAACCCAAGGCGCTTGAGGATGCGCACCAGCGTCTTGGCCCCGGGGGTGAAGGGGATGGTGCGGTAGACCTGCTCGAGAGCCGAGGCTTCAAGCCCCTTGAGGAGGGCGACCCGCGCACGCAGCGCCTCCTGAAAGTCGAGTTCGCCGTTCATCGCCCGCTCGGTGATCTCCGCCACCTCCGCGCCGACTCCGGCCAGGCGCGCCAGTTCGTCGATGACCTCGATCTGGATCAGGGTCGAATCCATGTCCATCACCACCAGACGCTTGGCGCGGCGGTAGAGGCTCTCCTTCTGCACGGCGATGTCGACGCCGAGACTGGTGGCGGCATGAAGAAGCTTGCGTGTCAGTCGCTTGACGTCGAGCTCGGGGGGCGCGGTGATCAGGAACTCGACACAGCGCAGCTGCCCCTGGGTGAGCTTGGTAATCCGCTCGATATTGACCTGGTGGTCGGCGAGGATCCGCGACACCCGGGCCAGGGCCTTGGCGTTGACCTCTCCCCCCATGATGGTGACGACGTAGGCATGGCGGGTCGTCTTGCGCCGGTATTCGGCTTCGCCGATGACCTGGAAATCGAGATCGAGGCCGAGCTCCTTGGCGAGAAAAAGGAGTTCCTTGATCAGCGGCTTGCCGTCGGCGTCGCCGGAGGCGAAGTCGATGAGGACCGACAGGGAAAGGAGGGTGTGGGTGACGGTCTGTTCGATGTCGCGGATGCGGGCGCCGGCCTCGGCGATCTGGCCGGTGACGCTGGCGATGATCCCCGGCTTGTCGGGGCCGGTCAGGGTGATGAGCACCATGCGGTTGTCCATGAAAATACCTCGCAGGAAAAAGTCGCGGTATCTTACCTGCAATCATTTCGTCCTGCAAGAGACCTCAGAAGCAAAACCAATTTCAACGGAGAGATTTTGAAGGGAGCAGAGGGGGAGAGAATGGCCAGAATCGTCCCGCGCTCTCTCCGGCTCTCAGCGTCTCTGCGTTGAACGCCTTGACGTGAGGACCGCGGCAAAAATCAGACGATCGCAGGGAGGTCCTCGGCCGGGCGCATCTCCGGGGTATATTTCTCGGCGCGATTGCGTCCCAGTTCCTTGGCCCGGTACATGGCAGAATCGGCGTGCTTGAGGAGGTCTTCGCAGGTCTGGCCGTCCTCGGGATAGAGAACGTAGCCGATGCTGGTCGAGGTCCGCAGGGTGCGTTCCCCCAGCTGAAAGGGTGACTCGAAAAGTTTGAGGATCTTTTCCGAAACCATCGCCGCGGGCCTGTCGTCGGCCACCTTCGGAAGGAGGATCACGAACTCGTCCCCGCCGAATCGGGCCACGGTGTCCCCCTCGCGGGTACAGGTCTTGAGACGCTCGGCGACCTGCTGCAGCAGCAGGTCGCCGCAGGGGTGCCCCAGGGTGTCGTTGATGTTCTTGAAGCGGTCGAGATCGAGA
This region includes:
- a CDS encoding nucleotidyltransferase domain-containing protein codes for the protein MKGTDRIRQLIAKEAARLMYEEGIKEYRDAKRKAGKPFGSDKALSLGSHLPSNAEIHEELHALLELHEEEELPGRLLELRLRALGYLELFAPFTPYLVGSVLSGVVTSRSDIDLHLFADDPEEVENFLRTQEIPYETETVSIRKGGAFHDYSHIYIDDAGVTVECSVYPRAERHQVSKSSITGRPMERAGAKALRRLIGDMLPGEGDKD
- the serB gene encoding phosphoserine phosphatase SerB is translated as MDNRMVLITLTGPDKPGIIASVTGQIAEAGARIRDIEQTVTHTLLSLSVLIDFASGDADGKPLIKELLFLAKELGLDLDFQVIGEAEYRRKTTRHAYVVTIMGGEVNAKALARVSRILADHQVNIERITKLTQGQLRCVEFLITAPPELDVKRLTRKLLHAATSLGVDIAVQKESLYRRAKRLVVMDMDSTLIQIEVIDELARLAGVGAEVAEITERAMNGELDFQEALRARVALLKGLEASALEQVYRTIPFTPGAKTLVRILKRLGFKTAVISGGFKFFTDRLKEELGLDYAYANQLEIIDGIVTGGVVGPIIDGARKAQLLEEIAAGEGITLDQVIAIGDGANDLPMLGKAGLGIAFNAKARVREQADTHINQQSLDSILFLLGLSEREMEEIGG
- the sfsA gene encoding DNA/RNA nuclease SfsA, with amino-acid sequence MRLPAPLIPGILLRRYQRFLADVELQDGRIVTAHTPNTGSMKQCAVPGHAVLLSETDNPKRKLKYTLELIAVGDYWVDTHTHRSNRVVEEGLRSGTIPELAGYSVTAESPYHDSRIDFLLTKGEEKVLVEVKNVTLCCRETVACFPDAVTLRGQKHLRELLRARGEGYRSVIFFLVQRGEATAFAPADAIDPVYGRLLREVAAGGVEILAYRTVITPESNRVGERIPLAF
- a CDS encoding AAA family ATPase, translated to MRPLTLIMTAFGPFSGTETIRFTDLGENPLFLINGPTGSGKTTILDAICFALYGKTTGDEREGAQMRCDLSAADTLTEVTLEFRLSGRRFRIRRVPEQQRPKSRGEGTTTQAPEAQLVELQGDGLERLIVSSKVSEATREIEELTGLSVDQFRQVMVLPQGKFRQLLMAESNEREKIFSQLFQTSIYKALEENLRSRSAKIRQDRERQQQLRQGILEGADLESAEALETELTTRAREAEDALRLKTDREKAYVASGRAQQLALDLEKAFVELERLEAGEANLQTQKECVAGKRLRLTAAEEALKLKPVFDERSRSQKALQSAETGLALAAEARDRAQVLLAQAEEERQSAEKLSEPLDAAKQEVVRLEGLRARATRLAEARQTREQAGGDVKTAQARLQHSEATLQETMRQREAAEQKQTDWQNELSTLGDKQLQEKLLADQLASRREIDTLQRQLARHRAELEKGEALGRRLLNEHEAQSRHARSLELAWHQGQAAILAAELQTGQPCPVCGSSEHPAPARSEAAIPSEKELEQARVRAQETSLLLSAAREAYGEIRGKVGHAQKQLDDLQIRLGESSQLPVDQLQSHHARLKQEVAALQARRREFTVLTDALKQLKEGEAEARKARDLAASQAAETTTALEKARTRVQDAEQELPEHYRPVGALDAAIARTRVEAGELEQRIAAAGQRYKEAHGRWEAAGATLVAAEQARQRAQEELASAQSRRDEALAASPFADEQSYGAALLDEAQVATLRQAVADYDQQCQRIAGAVEQQRAAVEGRSRPDLQRTEAELLQAEEAKNAALTLWQHLDGRRQLLEATRSKLEKAARDQAELDRRYAVIGTLSDVANGQTGKKISLQRFVLSVLLDDVLIEAGHRLSLMSKGRYQLLRKEDRSKGNKASGLELEVEDAYTGKVRAVATLSGGESFMAALSMALGLSDVVQAYAGGIRLDTLFIDEGFGSLDAESLDLAVRTLIDLQASGRMIGIISHVAELKEQMPLRLDVISGRDGSRVRLVTP
- a CDS encoding GxxExxY protein, with the translated sequence MSEAIGREKTIFFLKELTNQIIAAAIEVHRHLGPGLLESAYEECFCHELSLRRLLFERQRPLPLEYKGIQLDCGYRIDLLIANLVIVELKCVEKIIPVHEAQLLTYLRLAGVKVGLIMNFHEPKLTNGIRRMVL
- a CDS encoding nucleotidyltransferase, coding for MRAVGLITEYNPFHNGHLHHLRESLSVTGAEVSVAIMSGHFLQRGEPALLDKWLRAQMALAAGVDVVIELPFPWACNSAPHFARGAVQALTALGGIDALCFGSEAGEIDPLRRCADLLATEGKTVAAETAALLRQGINYPAARARSVAGVDSAAAALLETPNNILGLEYLRALTGTDSPIVPFTIARTGAGYHDEEACGEIASATGIRRMLGEGRGVEPYLPPAVHEIFVGAMASGMSLDFDHLHRLLLGRILRGPEFLAGLYQIEDGLAERLFAAALESSSYDDLVDSIKSRHLTRTRIQRILAYALNETRRDEMDALLEAGPLYLHLLGSSEKGRAFLGSCRKTLTLPLVQNYSRIQPLLKRRYGVATPSLRLARQMLESELRATRVYTLLMKDFAAGNRNRDFFREIRIPFD
- a CDS encoding LemA family protein, whose protein sequence is MFKRLTILLIAALVTLPSLSGCGYNQIQKNEEGVFAAWADVEATYQRRADLIPNLVETVKGYAAHEQETLQAVTEARASVGQTKIDAKDLSDPAAMAKFQSAQGGLSSALSRLLVVAERYPDLKANQNFLDLQNQLEGTENRINVARQRYNAAVQNFNSSIRTFPNNLTNKFLLHLERKEPFKAEAGAEKAPQVKF
- a CDS encoding TPM domain-containing protein, encoding MAVKRFYIGFLTLFLLLPLSAAALDVPKATGYVVDQAGILKDSTRLKLEQFLQGFERSDSTQLAVLTIPSLEDESLEGYALKVAETWGIGQKGKDNGALLLISRDDRKIRIEVGYGLEGRLTDLLSGRIIANEISPRFKAGDFDGGVVAGVAAMAEAVRGEYQGTGTTGGKKKRNPWGSLALLLFLGPGLMLLGGGGGRRGRHSGLWIGGIPFGGGRGGGGGGGFGGFGGGGFGGGGSSGGW
- a CDS encoding TPM domain-containing protein, with the translated sequence MKRAKDFFSDDERQRIEAAVRAAEERTSGEIVPMVVDESYTYPRAEIVGAGFLALATGVSLSWGFGHSSVWIFLPIFLLTYLPFRWLIRALPGLKRRLIHPLEITEEVEEKALVSFIEQGLHHTRDETGILILISLFEHRVHVLADRGINNVVGKETWDEIVTTVTAGIREGRTCEALCAAIGRCGDLLEANFPAKHDDTNELSNLITP